One segment of Allorhodopirellula heiligendammensis DNA contains the following:
- the deoC gene encoding deoxyribose-phosphate aldolase, with product MNAQYIELAKMIDHALLAPHLSATEVDAGIELARAYDVASVCIMPCYVTRCADLLRGSTVKTSTVIGFPLGVNTTAIKRAEATRALADGCQELDMVVNISSVISGCWGEVTDDIAAVIDVAHQIDRKIKVIFENCYLSDEQKVRLCQICSELNADWIKTSTGFGSGGATHEDLRLMRRWAAPHVQIKAAGGVRDLAGLQAVRELGVTRCGASRTREILDPLRNQLGLPAIKIAAQSAPADY from the coding sequence ATGAACGCCCAGTACATCGAACTTGCCAAGATGATCGACCACGCCCTGCTGGCGCCCCACCTCAGCGCTACCGAAGTCGACGCGGGCATTGAACTGGCCCGTGCCTACGACGTTGCCAGTGTTTGCATCATGCCCTGCTACGTGACGCGCTGTGCCGACCTCCTCCGCGGATCGACAGTGAAAACATCGACGGTCATCGGATTTCCGCTGGGCGTGAATACCACTGCAATTAAGCGGGCCGAGGCAACGCGCGCCCTCGCCGATGGATGCCAGGAACTCGACATGGTGGTCAACATTAGCAGTGTTATCAGTGGTTGTTGGGGCGAGGTAACCGACGACATCGCTGCGGTGATTGACGTCGCCCATCAGATCGATCGGAAGATCAAGGTGATTTTTGAAAACTGTTATCTTAGTGACGAGCAGAAGGTGCGACTCTGCCAAATATGTTCGGAGCTCAATGCCGATTGGATCAAAACATCCACAGGGTTCGGCAGCGGTGGTGCAACTCACGAGGACCTACGCTTGATGCGTCGTTGGGCCGCACCGCACGTCCAAATTAAGGCGGCGGGAGGCGTGCGTGATCTCGCCGGGTTGCAAGCGGTGCGCGAACTCGGTGTGACTCGCTGTGGTGCCAGCCGCACGCGGGAGATCCTCGACCCACTGCGCAATCAACTGGGACTTCCGGCGATCAAGATCGCAGCGCAGTCGGCACCGGCGGACTATTAA